The Mytilus edulis chromosome 4, xbMytEdul2.2, whole genome shotgun sequence nucleotide sequence AGCTATATAGTTAGCTCTAAAAGGTCCATGGGATAGCAAATTGTGAAATAAATCCAATCAGAAAATAAACAGCCTCATTAACATTAAGTCAAAATCAATTATGACAACCAAAACCTGCCACCACATTTCAGTGCTTTCTACACAATATAAGGTATTGTAAAGGTCTAGACCTTGCAAAGATGCTCCATTATGATTTTCAAAGAATATGTTTTTTGCAAGCGTTTCCAATCACCatcataatttttcttttgtcaCCAACTTTACCAAAAACATATTTCCAACTTAACATAATGTCATTTAAGCTctggtgggtagttgtctcattgtcatgcATTAaagcacacatttttttaacaaatatgaaCAAGTAAacctttgtttttttacattacaGCACACCCCTTTTAACAAATATGTAGAGGGATATGCTGGGGCTGTAACCAGTGCTGTTACTATTGCTGTAAGTATAGTACATATTTTatggtttgtttatttatttattaaaggaGGTTTCATAGTCACATTTTATTTTACTTCCCTTGATATTTTATTGCCTTAAACATAGGCTCCTTGATGTTTTATTGCCTTAAACATAGGCAGTgcatttaaaacattgtaaaacaattcatatagTTCTGCTTTTATTGTctttaaacttttctttttaaatcttcACCTCACAAATCACAAATTGTAAATGAATTCAAGTCTTGGTAAATTGTAATTTTCTTTCATActgataatattttttgttttttttaggttAGTCTTCAGGCACTAATAAAGAGAGCTCATGTGTTTAGTCCAACAACCAAAATGTTAATACAGAGATTTATACCCTTTCCAGCTGTGGGTAGGTGACAGGGTTTAATATAACAACATAAGTCACTTAAGTCTTGAATCCACTATTTcatgctttttttattattttgtttacgAGAAGTTTCCCGATTGATTTGATCTTTATTTAGGAAAGTATATACGGAGTCTTAAAAGCAGACATTTTATATAGCTTTATAGAGTtaagatattaaaataaaacaatgtctATGATTTgtagcatgaaatatttgccactgaacattaagcaaccaacaatcaatcaatatatgaTTTGTCTATTAGATATATAGAGTCAAAATTATGTGTCAAGGTAGGGTGACATGCCTAAACTAGCATTTTAAAAATCTGGCTCAGCATGTTTGTGTTGTACAAAGCAGGGTAATTACTCATCTTATATTAATATGTTCTCAAcctgaatatgtatttttaaaatgtgtgttAAACAGCCATCCTCATTTCTTcaaagagttgtctcccatttttGTAAGAGTTATTGTGATTGAACATGTTTTCTATGTAGTTGTTTTGATAAAACATTCTAGTTTtggtaaacatttaaaaaaaaaataggtaatcAAACATTCACCACAATTTTGATTATCATAATGATGTTTTACGTGCTGAATAGTAGTTATATTACTGCTTAAAATGGGTGATATCAGTTTGGAATACATGGACAATTATATTCAACCCAAACAggttatacaatttttaaaatttgaagtatTGTTTCATTAACACATAactgtgacataaattttaagcatttctttgctttaaaaaattactaaaaaaaacaaaggtatattttaaaaaattaatttctCTGTAAGGTCTGTGTTTTATAGCTTTTATATTCCATACATCATGAAAGTATCTTAGAATAATGAGGTGTCAAGAAagtttcctcttttttttttaatatttggacAACAGTCAAGATATTCCTCTTAGTGAGTAAAAATGATCTCATTCCTAAATAAATTTCTACAATATTTCAGCTGTTTTGAGTATAACACTtatgcaaaaaatattttttacagcaTCAGCAAACATATGTAATGTAGTATTAATGAGAAAAAATGAATTAGAAGATGGAATTGAAGTTTTAGATGACCAGAATAATGTTGTTGGTACTTCAAAAATTGCTGCTAAAAGGGTATGTAGTCCTTATGTGTTATATTACAGTATATCTAGTTATATTTAGTTTGAGTTTGTTAATGGTTTAGACCTTAAAGGcaaaggcacttgtctcagaactTTTTTTATTGGCCCGCAatgaagttgtcggtgccatatagttttacccttgtccgtaattccAAAATTTCGTAATTCCGTCATTTCAAAATTCCATAATTCTGTCATTCCAAAATTCCgtaattctgtcattccgtcattcaacaacaaaccattatacagagttttttctaaacgccttcagatattgggctgttTTTTGGTATGTTAGTTAACCATGATTGGTTACAGACCAAGTTAAAGTTTCGTTCCACTttgctaatttttgccgaaattacgggctttggactttgataaattgttaaaatcacagttataccaagtttttttctaaacgccttcagatattcggctgatttttggtatgtgagttaaccaagatgagttacagatcaagtttaagttttgttccgctccactaatttatGCCAACATTACAACTTTgaaagggtttacaactttgaaaattgttgaaaatcacagttatgcAGACTTTTTTGCTATacacctccagattttgagctgatttatgatatgtgagactaccatgcATCacgtttgtgtccacatgtgttctagaaattgcagatttttcaacttgtTGAGACAGGGCCATTTGTGTTGTCTtgttcctatataccttaatataacatgttatatttaggtatataggattttttttctgagacaagtgcctgtgtttaaatttttcactttttatattAACAGCTGTGTGCATTGAATTTAAAGGGAAAGTAAAATGTTTGCTTAAGGGAAATTTCACAGTAATAAGTTTATCGTGACTCtagcaaaaaaatatatgtgcatCATGTCTGCTCTATTGAGAATTTTGTGCTAAAAAAGATAAAGGATAATTATTTGTAGCTAAACTTAAAGAGAATTtccaaatattttgataattttgttgaAGGAAATATTAGATTAACTATACCTCCTCTTATATATAAGTAGACTGTATATTGTGATAGCATTTACTGtccatctatcatgtctattcttcttgattgatttttttttttggctctcCATTTGGAACATTGGTTCTTGTTGTTAATAATattgattatttaattttcagGCTTTAACAGAAACAGCTATTACAAGAGTAGTTTTGCCAATCCCAATCCTTATTTTTCCTCCAATAATTATGTCAGTTTTAGAAAGGTAAGAGTCTCTTTCTTATGATATAAACTTATGAATCTTATTTTCGCTCACCATGCATCAAAAGCTTAAGAATGTTAGACATCAGAATGCAAACCTGTGTTGGTGTCATCACAATCCAACTATATTTTTTTGTAGAAAGCTCTTTATTTTTTAAGGTAGTAAATCTGGATAAACCTTACACATATAGTGCCTTATTATTTGAAGTTTCTGTGTGTCTTATATTATCCTTTGTTGATGAAatcaatttcatggttcaatgaaaacaaaaaaaactgtATAGTTTTTATATCAGCTATATTTAGATTATAGAATCATTGCAAGGTATTCTTGTCAATCTAACAGAATTCATTTGAATTTACCtcattatcatgatcatgatcatccttttattcctttttttaagATTgccatattttgtataaaaattccTTAGgtcaagtgattttttttaaggtaGTGCAATATTaccaaatttttaaatttttatataaaattgaaatattttttgtttatgattTCAGAAGTAAATATCTTACGTATAATCGTGGAATGCGTATTTTCTGGCATTCTATAGTTGTTACAGCCTGTTTTGCTATTGCTCTTCCCCATGCAATAGCATTATTTCCACAGAATTCACAGGTAGGtatttaatattttactataattaGAGAGCATTGTGAGGTACTACCACATGAAAATGCTAACATTAGAGTAAACAGACAAATATcatcaaacaaacaaaacttcATTTGGTATAATCTGGTACAAtttcatatattattttattctatCTATTTCTGAATACTTACTGTTGGAAAGTTGTCTACAAAAAGAACTTTACAACTTTCTGTTATCCTTTACAACTTTCTGTTATCCTGTACAACTTTCTGTTATCCAGTTTGCCTTATGTTTTCCTTCTTTTGTAACCCATAATACAAAACAAGTGTTAACCTAATCACTAAATTTGGACCCTAATTTGTAAATTGCTTATCTCTATTTTAGATAAATGTCAATGAATTAGAAGAAGAATTTAAAGACAAAACAGACCAAACTGTACTGTACTACAATAAAGGCCTATAGTATTGTAATAGTGATATTTGTGACTGGTTTTATACTTGTTTATAATATACAgatgtatttttaataaatggaATTGAAGAAACGGTTGCACAAATTATGAACTTGATTTCAGGAAGGAATGATATGTCATGTTTTGTCTTTCCTTGCACAAGGGGAAGTGAATATTTATATCATCAGTGCACTGTGTTGATTTGAAAGTCAGTTCCATAGAATTTTGTCATGTTAGACATTGATGATATATTTTTTCCTCAGTGATTAGATCACTTTAAGCTAACATTTCAAAAAGACCCTTGAAACTATAAGCTTATTCAGGGAACCCATTCACTGACATAAGTGATATTAAACACAAAActaatatgttatttatataagTTAAAACTATAAAGGTCGTAGTTCTTTTTTAAAGTGATTTATATGTACTTTGCAGTGCTTTTTAATAGTCTTggtaaaattttagaaaaatcttaTCTTTGAATGAATGTCACCAATTTAAAACAATCTAGAGACCATTTATTATTAactgaatatataaaataaaaaagtagaaGAGAAAACCCCATATTGGTCAATACTTTTTTAAagcatattatttaaaaaaaatcaaaagattgttgccataatttttatatttatcaaatgtttatttataaatttaaatatatttaaagcaCATATTAAATTTCCTTTtacattttctattattttaatgttttttaaattCTTCATTGAAAAGaatagatttataaaaatcatattaatAATTTAAGATTGCATTAGGGAACAtttaaagatatgttttttttagtgACAGCTAATGTGACTTAACCATACTGAGTGATTCCCTTGTGTTGTTTAATAGCTGTACAAGCAACATATACCCATGATTAAGTTATTTATACATTAAAGGTTTAAAATACATGGTATATGATTAATGCTTTGTTATTTACTCCTCCAAATAAGTATTATTTACTGCATTGAACTAAATGATCTATTgcaacagattttttttgtaaaaaagagtAAGAGGTGTCTTTTTTTGCATCAAATCAAATATTAAGATTAGGTTAAATCTTTAGTCAAAGAATTGTAATAGCAAGTTTGCAGTCACATTCAGAACAAAAATTAAGTTtcctaaaattgttaaaaattttgtCTGTTTTAAGATAATCACATTATGCATAATCATTGGTTTATGATTTGTTGTACATGTGTAACCACTTATTATGTACTAATTATCATTTGTTTTGATATACATAATACAAAAGCTGTAATATTAATGTTTCTTGATTACTTAGAATAAGGAAATCTATTTTCCTTATAGTGCTTTAGATTTCATAGTTACAGCTAAATGAcatgagtgtgtaggtaaaggtaatatctttggtaaaTATGCCTGGAAagtgaaccatgaaatcattATAAGGTTGGGAACACTACCCTCCTTTAAAAGTACACTAGTCCAGCATATAACCAATCTGTCTGCCGGTAGGACAAGACtgctcttaaaggagggtagtatacctaacctaacaatgattTCACGTTTCAGCTAGCAAGCAACGTAGCCAAAGATGTCACCTTTATCTACACACTCTGGTAAATTTGTAAGGTGATTGAATATCTATGACTGCATATCTGATTTGGCCTTCCAACTGTTTTGTTTCTAGTGCAAGTGACtagtcttgtgtagacaaaagGCACGTCTAGTGTACTATATTATAagtcttgtttttttaattatgccccatttatggacattatgttttctggtctgtccgtccattcgtcctgcttcaggttaaagtttttggaaaATGACACTTTCAGCGGCATGTTTCCACTAATACTATTGACCTGAActtccattacatttctctgcctaccgcgcttggtttcatATTTACTTTCCATTACATTTCTCCGCCTACCGCTCTTGGTTTTGcatttactattttacatacaaactggaatctgcttgtattatcattgtgtagtaatcaaccgggaaccagtttacatactttatttacagaataaaacattttgacctGTTCATATGTTTATTGTTACCACAATGGTATTTTGAGCTttccctttgttatatttttcatatgtatTCAAGCTTTCGCTTTTATCTACGTAATAAACAAATAGATCTGTTTTGACATGGCTCTGGACTTTTCACACACCAATGATCAGCAATCGCTAGACAAAATAGTTCTCCTAAACAATGTCAGCCTTTCTTACCATTTCATGAGTTTGAATATTGTACGGTGTTTTACTTGGTGGAATGTCAattaggttggtcccctccgtaaaacattcagtatgccttcggaatatacaaatattattattgtcaagaatttcaataacggccgggaaacagactaaaTGTCAATACACTCACAGGTAGAGTTATTCTTCACTTGCCTTTCCACAATAACTTTTCCGTGGTATTCTTTGAATTTCTCGGCAGTTCTGGTTCTCTTTGAACATGCTTTTTTGAGGAATTCGTCTGGTTCAATAGCGTGAATCAGCCCCTCAactactttttacataaatactaACTTTGGCTTCAACGTCTTGTTCGTCCTTGTCTGGAGATCTTGTTGTAGTTCCACTTTGGCAAGCATTTTGGAGACATATCCACCCTCTCTTGACTTGTAATCTCTGGTGATAAATTTTGCCGCTTGTCATGTATCCTTTCAAGCTTGTTTATTTTACCGGGCAGGAGTCGCATACTATGGCTCCATATTAAATTATGAGATCCATTCCTAAAGGCCTGGTTCATTGTTCTAATCTGGCACAAATTTCAATAACTGGAATGCCACCCAAGTTGAATATATGGTGACCCACTATAACAGCATAATTACTTGGAATTGTGTTTAATACCATGATGGTTAAATGGCATAAACTTAAATGGAGACAGAAATTTGACATGCAAGATAAAAATCAAAGGAGTATCCCCATTTGTCTAATCTTCAAGGTGAAATAAAACTAGTATAACAATATTATGCTAGTGTATAAATCTACAGAAATAGAATTTGCTTCAAGCAACAGAACTAACTATGTCACTGGTAACTTATTTAATGAGGATGTGGGTAATTAGTTCTATAACATAATTATGACCTCGggagcattatttactatttctatttactgttctgataaaaaaaattactataaatgTGCCACACttcgcattaaaaaaaaattgaaaatatcagtataaagccgttaaaaattgaataagaatgcgaagtcatatgttataggactagtggGGTATAAAAGCTTGTTACAACAGGctcttcataatcatttggttTGAAAAGGATACTAGTAGTCTGTattcttgatttagaaaaatgtaattgcaagaaaaaaattacacattaCTTAGAATACTTTAAATTAGATCATTCAGCTGGTAGtctttatttagtatgtaaaaAAGAACACAGTAGTCATCGGATACTGTggaatttgtacaaaaaaacaacagccaatagtcattggatactgtagatcattcaggtagtcttgacctatttatttgtacaaaaaaaacagccagtagtcattggatactgtagatcattcaggtagtcttgactcttgacctattcatttgtactaaaaaaaCCAGTCAATTGTCATCTTcccttcacacacacacatatacgaatatcaattatatgcttacgagacatgttgcaatgttaaacttgttacggtatgtgaaaatcaaggtCTCAGTTTAATAATGTTTTTAGATCTGCAGTAAGGTACTTTCGGTTTGCCGATAGTTTGAAATTTAACAACACTAATTTTTCAGGAAAACTTTCGTCAAACTTTTCCTGGCTTTTATAGCAGCGAAGTATTTTATAATTGCCCTGGATATTGATAATGTTAATGTCGGAGGATTTTCGTGTTTGTAATCGCACAGCCATAATGTCTACTATTAAAACAAGGAATAAAGCAGACACAGGACATCCTTGATGAATTCCCTCCAGAGTTCCAGAACATCTTATAAAATTCTAAAGTCAAACCGTCTAGACAAGGTTATTTATTTAGCTTTATAATGTTAATAACAATAGTACATTCATCTATAGTAACCTCCCCATCTATATGTACGTCCTTTTCAATAATAGTATCAAATACATATCTATGTAGCTAATTTTTTATCTGGACATGTATTTCACTAGTATGTTCACGTTATTGAAGGTCTTCAGATTTTCTTAAGATAATAGGAATAGATTTTAtgttatatcataaaatttaaatagattttgacaCAGATACAATATTCTTTAAAGATACTGAAAAAGAAATCTGCACTTTAAAAACTTATATTAGTTCTTGTCAACTGTAACTATACCTCCAAAACATGcatagaaaatttcaaaatgaaataaatacttcTTTTAGAACCCAATCAAGAAATTCAGGGTTTACATCGGATGAGTAAAGTGTTTGGTTCAAACAAACGACTGAAAAGCAGTC carries:
- the LOC139520669 gene encoding sideroflexin-5-like, translated to MGQNTSTITQTYEVAPGTLSRSKVPYPPFELGKPRFDQSTYLGRLTHILDTTDPKLLLTPNEKVECAVEFLEDYKNGTAPKYSDEQLWQWQRIKNSFFHPDTGEKIYAPFRMAGFVPFGSPIVIGLLWPNPSFAATIFWQWLNQTHNACFNYSHRNASKHTPFNKYVEGYAGAVTSAVTIAVSLQALIKRAHVFSPTTKMLIQRFIPFPAVASANICNVVLMRKNELEDGIEVLDDQNNVVGTSKIAAKRALTETAITRVVLPIPILIFPPIIMSVLERSKYLTYNRGMRIFWHSIVVTACFAIALPHAIALFPQNSQINVNELEEEFKDKTDQTVLYYNKGL